The nucleotide window CATCCCCAACTTCCACTGTCATCACTGCTGCGATGACACCAGGTCACCACAGATGTAACTATACAGAAGTAAAGCTTCTCTAGCAACACGCCACAGGGAGCAGGACACTCTTAACTTGTACGCTGGTCACAACCATGGAAGTACTTTGGAAATGCAGCAGATTTCTAAGTCGGATACTGAGGATGGTCTATAGAGACAGAATAAACCTGTCTTACTTCCATTTTCCTATCCTGAAATAGTCCACTTAGTCTAACGACTATTGTGTTGTGAAGGATATAAAAATGAATGGGGAGAGTTTTTAGGACATAGGCAAATGTATACCAAGCTTAGAATCTCTTTATGATAAGGCTATGTTATGATTATTtgcaactcaaaaaaaaaaaaaaaaaaccctgcaacAAAAATCTTTTGGCAAGCTGGATAACTAAGACCTCAGTAAGAAAGAGTACTTTTCTTGTTAATATGTCACCATGGAAATCACCTCGAAAATCCCGCAGATATAAACACCTCCACAGAAGTGGGTCATTTGAAGCAATGAAGAGGTCATGACAAACTGCAGACAAAGACAGGACAGAACGAACATCCAGAAGTCGGAAGATCCGTAGTTTCAGCTCCAATGGAAGGACTATCAACCCAAACACATCTGGTAGGTTCAAtgctgacaggaaaaaaagaacaggcaTTACTGAGTGAAGAACATCCAGCTTTCCCCACGTAGTCAACAAAAGCCGTCACTTGTTCCTTTCTAAAGAGGTGACAAATTAGATGGCAGTCTCAATTATCCAAGTATACGTCACCTACAACAAGTTTTTAACTCCAGGTTGACCATATTACTACTACTAACTCTAAGCCCCTTATTCCCTTTATGTTTTAGTGGAAAGACAAATACCTTTTAATACAGAACAAATAAATAACTATGacaatttctatatactagccaATGGCCTCTTTTGTTTTAAGCAATATTCAAAGCAACAAAAAATTCTCTATTCAACTACAGAAAAAAGATAATTCACTGGTTTTTATAATTGGTTCCCAAtgctgccacttattagctgtgtgcctttgggcaagttatttaaactctgtctaactcatttcctcatctgtaaaatgggttaataATATTACTTACCTCACTGAGGTAagaattaaatgtgttaatacatATACAGCATGTGCCACATACCcatgtttcggtcaatgacagaccatgtacacgacagtggtcccataagattagtatcacatagcctaggtgtgtactaGGCTATACTACCTAGGTTtctgtaagtatactctatgatgttcacacaatgatgaaatcacctaacagtgcatttctcagaacaatatccctgtcgttaagtgacacatgactgtagagtgcttagaacaatgtttGGCACATAAGTACTCAAGTGTTAGCAATTACTACTATTTGATGTGTAACAGGCTTAAAAAAAAGGGAGGTACATAAATTCAAAAGCTGGAAATTACCAGCTAAGGGATTGTGGTCGATCATGATTCTCAATCATTTTCCACCCAATAATTGTACTTCCCTGTCCCTCGACCATCAGGATTGGCCATTTTGACTTGTTCTGTCCAGTGAAATGGGAGTGAAAGTGGCATATCATCTCTGAGCAAAAGCTTTAagaaccaacagatgggtgggcCACTGGCCCTCTTTTCCCTCTGTCACAAGAAGAGCATGTCCAGGCTAAGGACTACTCCTTCAGCCACAGCTAATccacacaaaatatataaatgagtgAGAAATAAGTGTTCACtttaagtcactgagattttaaaacattcttaACTACAAAACAGATAAGAGaaagctgactaatacaaggATCTGAAGTGAATTATAAATCGCAGTGAATTATAGTTTCATCACCTATAAAGTGAGAATAAAATCTACGTCAAATTTGTTAGCATTAAACAAGAATGCCTGTGAAATAGCCGAAGTACCTAACATAGAGCCCCAATAAATATCGTCTGAAACGAAAACTTAGGCTCAATTTACAGgctatacattatttttttatgtatttactaaACACCTATTATGGGCCAGACTCTGGGCTAGGCCATGAGAAGACAAAAGTAAGTAAGACATATTCCCTGCTTTCAAGGTATTCATAACCTTTGGTGCAAAGAGGTCATATCAACAATTATGATACAGTGGGAAACAGGCTACaataaaaatatgtacaaaatgttGTGGAAATATAAAGAGGAACTGAATAACATTTaaggaattaatatttaaatgtacTCTTAAAAGAGCAGAATTTcactagaaggagaaaaaaggaaagagtcaTATGTCACAGAGTTATAAGGACAGTTCGTAAACTTACTGTTCTTTCTAGCCATTCGACCTGTAATAGTTTATCATCACTCACCTTGTCGGGTAAAAGCCAGAAGCGGATACACCAACTGGTCTTTGAAGAGACGAGAGAGCTTCTGAAGATCTTTGTATATCTTGGCTACATTTTCccctagaatattttttaaaataaaaaatcaaaacacaGAATCAAGTGGAAAAACCTGAAATGGTGTCCTCTACTTTTGCCAAACCAAATCAAAGTGGTAAATAAATTTTCACAAATAATTCCCACATAGATAGACATGAACTAAAGTCTCTAGTAGAAGAGGAAGTATATAGTGTGTGACTCTGAAAACTGAATCTTAGATGTAAAGCTAAAACTCTCATATCACCAAATTAATAGAGCTGTACCCAACCTATATAGCTCATAGGCTACAACTATAGTAGGAAAAACCATGGTGTGCGAGTTGCACACACAACAAAGGTTTACTGAGTACCCACCAACCTTTCCTGGGCACTGAGGATAGAGCGGGACCAGCTCTTGTGGAGCTTAGAGCCCAGTAGAATAATGATAGTGTTTAATCACATGATGACTACGTATCAGCTACCGTATCAAGCATTTTGCAAGCtttctttcaaatcagcaatTCTTCTCTAAGTAAGAGATAAAtactattatccccactttaaaaACAGGACAAGGTATAGAGAGCCCATCCAAGGCCTCATAGTAAGTGCCAGGGCAGGATACAAACCtaagtctgactccaaagcacTAGTTTTAGCCTCTAAACTGCTActtaaagtgtggtccatggatctACCAGAACtgacatcacctgggaactgttTAGAACTActgactctcaggccccaccacagaccTACTTaatcagaacctgcattttaataGGATCCCCGGGGGACTGACATGTACATGACAGCACGGAGAGCACTGTCAAACTGCACCTGAAGTTCCCACTTCAGTTTTGTTATATCTTTACCAAGTGTATAACCTTGAACCCTCTGATCCACACCTGTTTGCTCACCTATTTAAAGGAGACACCACTGCACCAGAGAAAGTGGTCAAAATGTAAAGCTCCACACACAGTGCCTAGTATATCAGTAATCAGATTACACTTGTTCCCTCCCATTCCACACTTATGTATTTCACTAtctataataaataaaacactcaTTATAACTTGATTGATAATGAACAAGCAAAGATACGCAGCTAAATTCTAAACCTCTGTGGCATAAACTACAATCTTGAGTTGAAATCAAACGTCAAGatatttaaaaagtcactttGGTTCATGGCCTTTCTTCAAGAGTGAAAACTGATTTTCTGTAAACAAATTTTTTCCTTCAGTGacctattataaaaataattaggaacttataaataaaaggataaataacAGTACCTAGTAAATACTAGGTACTATACTATAAGCTAcagtaaaaattaattaaaatgacttGTCAAATGAGCAGTACTATATTAAAAATACTCTATTAATTTAGTCCATAAACATTTAACAGTATtagctttcttctttctcctctttcatttcctttttccttatttAACAGAAACCAGATAAAGAACATGAATCTGAGCTACATTCCTATAAAAGTTGTTTTTAGAAAACAGGCTTAGGAGTCAAATCTATTCCAATCCTAAATTCTACCATTTATTAGCTCTGCAACCTTGAAGTAATTTAACCTCCTCTagacctgtttcctcatctataaaataggcatAATAACCTCTACTGCTATAGCGTGTAGAGTATTTCTACTCCCGACAGCAAGGTCCTCCCTAGTATGGAGATGAATATGCAGTGTTGTAGCCAAggaattttaagtttttctgGTCCTAATGGTAAGACCATCTTTACAGATTTATCAGTCTAGTTCATCCATTCCCAACAGGGGTAATATTACCCCCAACAGGACATAAATTGGTTCttagaggggggaaaaaaaacctctAGCTATTAACATTGGTCAAGGTCCCTCCATTTGTATACTGTATGTCCAcagtatacaaataaatatacagtatatatacggtattaaaatttcatgggagAGAATGATTAGGGGGAAAAATGTGTACAAAGCCTCCTTAGAAAAAAAGGGTGAGAAACACTGGTCTAGTATGACATTAAATCTTCAGAGACCATCATAAATATGTATTCTGATATCTCCTTTTCCTATCAGTGTTAGTTCAGGTAAGTCAGTCTCTCAAGGCCTGACGTCCCCTGGGAACGAACAAGAATAAGTCTCTAGGCCTTCAAAGCAAAGGTCTAGATCTAGGTAGCCTTCCCTTAAAAGACGTTACTGTAAATGCCATCTCCCCACTATACCACACTACTCTCCATCTGGATTTGAAAACCCTCCTAAGTTactatgaggatgaaatgaaacaTCATCTGTCAAGGCACATGTCCAGCACAAAACAAGCACTTAAAGGATGCTAGTTCCCTCTCTACCCCCACCGTCCCCTTCAACCACCTACCTGCCTCTCATACTTCGAGtttaactgaaaaaataaaaaggaaatcttgTCTTCTTTAAAGCATCTATTAACAATTTTACAGAATATAAGCAAAACCATGCCTAGAACACAAACTTTTGGTAAAGTTCTGATCTGCATCAAATAGCAACCAAATTTATATAGGTTTAAGCAAACATTCTGAGTGCAGTTTTCCTCAAATAACCTTCAATAATGAAGTTTCATGGTATGGTTTCCACAAAACACAGATCCTGTGCATGTTGGTTAAACACAATGCTAGAAAAACCCACAAAGATTAATTCAGACATGATAAAGCATCAATAATGTGCGAAGAATTACATTCCATAGTGTCATTCCACAATGGCAGCATAAATGTAATTCAGCACTCCAAGACCCTAAGAAtagaagaaagaagcagaaactGTGCAACACTGTCTTGACCTTGCTCTAATCTCATTCAGAATTCTCCAGTCTTTCGAACATTACctttcagttttttttgttttttttttttttaagtgaacctCTCAAAGCTTCATCCCAAAAGTTAAATCATGGTTCTATTACCTAGTTCCTCTTTGCAAATAAAAGATGCTGGCAGCAGCTGCAATCTTTTCACACTTCTAATCTCATTGTTGATTTTTAGTGTAGCTGTAAATAAGCAAAAGAAAGATGATGAAAAATTTGTGTCATTTCAtcaattgtcttctttttttagtaTGGGCTTGCCTTTCCTTGTCCCCAACATACGAAGGACACATTATACAAAACAAACTGCTTAATACCTACTTCCTCCCCTCACAGCAAGTCCCAAGCGCAAACCAGCCACCACATGAAGTAAAATCACTTTGCAACACCACCCTTAAAACCTATAGCAAGCACTTTTATATAATATCCACTAAGTATTACCAACAGCAGCTTATCAGTAATTGAAAGATAGGCAACAAGGTTAATAGGGGACAGTTAAACACAATAAAATCATTATTTCTAACGAGGTCActaaaaattccatttattttttatttaaccttTGGCAATGAGTCTTCCCTTGTATATTAAAAGAATCCTGCTAGCTTTCACAGCATCATCTCTCTCTAGACCCAAAGCACCAACACTCTTGACATCACCAAGGGTTCAATTTTAATCATATACACAAAGGCGCACTTCATCTCATTCCATAAAGAGCCAGTGATGTGCTTATGCACATGTGCACTGGGCAGGATGTCTCGGGTGAAAGAAATATTTAAGGACACACTGCTCCTTTTCAAAGAGTCAAGCCTGGAATGGCTGTCTGCCATGCAAGTCTGTAAGTAGTTGATGTGCCAAAAATAGTCAAGGAACAAAATATCAGAAACTAAGAAATCATCAAGATATTCAGCAGTTATTTTCTTTATGTTCAGTATCCTGAAACTAGTAAATAGAGGTTATCGTACACATGTTGTTAGAGTGCctttataagaaactgaggcaaaaattaCCACCTCACATTTACTATTTGGTAACTTCAACCTTGCAAGTTATGATGTGACGTAGAACGATTAGATGAAGGCAGAAACTGCTGACCCTCTGTGTATAAGAACGACCAACTGAAAGTTACACTTGCTCATTGTGATGAATAGTTGAGGGAACACTGCTAGGTCCCAGTGTCATCAGATGGACACGTCCTGACAAATGTGGAATACCACCAAAGCCATTAAAGCTGAAATATTGAGACTTCTAAATAACATTTCAAAGAATCTAGTGATTAAAAGGAAATAGCAGAAATAGGGACCTAGAACTATCTTTCATTTCAAAGATCAAGATAGTGTAAGTCAGTGGCTTTCAAAAATTTtagcagaaaaaacatttttcaaacaaaatcttaCAAGGGACCTCAATAAACGAAAGAGACAAACACGTTGCTGCTCAAGGTTTAAGTGGCGACAGGGGTTTGACTAAGTCTCTCCTTGCTTCCCTCTCAGCAGAAACCAGGAGGTGCAGAACACGCTGAAAACCACTGAGCTGAGGCAGAGCAAAGCAACTGCCTCTCATCTAGCTAAAAGGATAAACCTCAAAAATCAAAACGGAACACAAATGAAAGATTCTAGTCATTCAAATGGATCTCCAGAGCGTGTCACTATGAGACTACTCCACAGACCACTGGTAGTTGGCATGGACCTCTGGGTAGCACCTGAGCCAAAACGAAATGCAAAAACGGAATGTATTGCTATCCCAGCGAAATTTCTTAAGGTAAAAGgggaaaactagaaaaagaaacttTACTCAGAGTGACTCTCTTGgaagtgggagagggagggactgagggaataaaacacacacatactaaGGCCTCAAAACCCTTCAGTGTTTCTGTGCATCACTGTTCAGAGATGCCAAACTGGGTAAAAAGTGACCCCAGCTCAATATCACCTCTCACCATCTctatttggtttaaaaaaacaaaaaataaaaaagccatccacagccatagaaagaaaaagcattCTTCAAAGAGTTCATATGTAACTCATCTCACTCCTATTATCACAACTCTCCCTAAAGCAAAAAAATTTCCAAGTTAAGACAGCGACAGAGTATGGCTGCCCCAAGAGTGAAGGATGCTGACCTAAGCATCAACTTTGTATTCTAGAACCTTTCAGACTCCTGTTATCAGTGGTCTAGAGCTTAAACAAAGTTGAGAAAGACTCGTAACTATATCATGATAGCCCATCACTGAAGTGGCTGTAAAACATTTAGAGAAAAACATGTAAGTATTCACAAACTAACCACCATGACCATGCCATCCAATTACCATTTATGACGATTAGGGTTCCCAAAGGCACACAGGTGAGAGCAGCAGAGCCGCCCTCGCAGAGAGGATGCGTGTACTGCAGCTTATACACACCGCCCAGCTTCCAGTTCTCTGGCATGGACACAGCTTTGGCTTCAGTCCCCTGGGgaatgaaatgaaaggaaaacaaataacaaagaaAGGTGTTACTCTCCAGAACATTAAATATCCAAGAGGCCCCAAACTTCTCTAGAAATAAGCATTCCATAAAGTCCCCTTAATAAAATTTATCAAGTCATTAATATTGctattaataaaattttgacaGAAAAACGTTACAATATATTATCCTCCATCAAAATTTTTgctcaaatacataaaataacatCAGAGACAGGGATTGATTTCTCTCTTCAAAGACTCACGTCTCTGCCTAGCAAAGCCATATCATTATTCAAGACCccagctcaaatatcacttccTTTGTGAAGCCTGTTTCAAAAAAAGTCCTGTTTGTCGTTCCCTCTCCTTTATCCCCTAACATTCagttcatatttctattgttaAATACTTCCGTTATGTTATTGACCATAAcacattataattttctttttatttctctctctccccaacttACGGACTCATCCTAATTCCTGGCTCAGCACATGGCTGCCGGTGTTCAATGATCACTGAATTACTCTACATCTTTGTTACTCAAAACACGGcccacagaccagcagcatcactgCTGTGTGGGgtatgcagaatctcaggctccaccctAGACTTACTACATCAGAGTCTGTATTTTAATAAGATCCTCAGGTATTCTTacgcacattaaagtttgagaaactctACTCTAAATGTTCTCTTCTGTGAATCTCTGGCATCCTATATATGTACATGTCTCTCCTAGGATTGAACCaatacagcataatggtttgtTTACTCATCTTCTCTCCCACTCTTGGACTATCAGCAACCTGAGGGCAGAGACAAAGCACTGCACGTGACATTGGCAGATACTTATCAaatggagaatgaatgaatgaaggtaaGCAACTACAGCATAAGAACAATTTCCCTCTTCCGAACTGAATCTTACTAAGTTACTGGCAATTCATAGAGccattaacataaaaaataaccTAGCGAGCCATCTCTCTAGTCACGCCCAATCCACACCCGTGACCACACTTTATCTACATATTATCATATACAAGCTTCTGTCtttatgaaggagaaaaaaaaggaaaagagggaagggaACATTTAAGGACTGCCTACTGTATGCCCATCACCGAGTTCAGCACTTTACATTTAATATCCAACTAGATTCAATAAAGAAATCTAGAATACCACAACACCTGAGTGATATTTATTGATACACCCCCTTTCCCAGCAGAAGACTTAAACCCTGACAAGACGTTTGTTCTGCTTGCAGTCTTACCTGAGGTATGTAACCTGACTCCAGCATGAGCAGATGTACGGCTACTATCAAGGCATCGTTGGGATCAGAGCAGTCAGCTGACTGATACAGGGTCTCTAATGAATGCGGCACCTGCCCATCCACCGACTCACTGCAAAGCATTGGTTCTACGGGGTAGAAACCCGTGCCCTCTTCCATGTCCACAACATCCTGAATTGACTCAGCTTCAAAATGTTGACTAGGCCCTGACTGAAGAGGATAACAAAAACAATGAATTTAttaaacagactttttttttttttttttacacagtaTATTTTGTATCCTAAAGTGAACTGAGATTAGTGCTCAAAGCCAAAGCACATTATTGGGTTCAGATACAGGACATATTTTATGTGAGCCCTCTTAAATAAATGAGCCTGCAATCTACTCCTCCCTCCAGAATTCCTTATCTCCATTCATTCTGGCTGATTTGCCCCAAACCTGGAGATCATCCTagacttctccctcttcctcactaAACCCCACCCCCCAAGCTGATCGGTCTTCAAAGTTCCACTGCATCCAGCTCCTAAACACCTCCAGAATCTGCCCTTCCTAATCCAATGGTACTTCAGAGTCGTTTATCTCCTGACTTCCAGCAATAGCCTCCTCAAGTATCCCTGACTCCACTTCCTTGTCTTCCAATACATTCCACCCAATGCTGCCACAGTTTTTTGACAATTAAGAATCCAATTATGTCCTGTGTCCCAGCTTAAAACTTGCCAGTATTTCCCCAAGGCAGATAGCAGCACTTCCCTAAACCATGCCTTGGAATATGACCCTAGATGTTCTCAGGAAAAAAGTGGCCTACAatcaaataagtttggaaaatgcTACATGCTATAACCACCTAACCTCACCCTCCCTATTCACAAAATACATTTTGGCATTACAAAGCCCTGAAAagtccaataataataataagtgtgCACAACACTTAACCAAGAAACACTATCCACCTTCCTCAATGCTCAGCATTCCAATAACACTTATAATCTCATGAAACAAGTTTTTCATAAAGGGCACACTGAGAAATGCAGGCCCACAAAATAAAGCCCAA belongs to Diceros bicornis minor isolate mBicDic1 chromosome 25, mDicBic1.mat.cur, whole genome shotgun sequence and includes:
- the FBXO7 gene encoding F-box only protein 7 isoform X4, producing MARRAGGSVPLQDSEHSSLQNNDQPSLAVSSSQSSVQDEQLSDSFQGQAAQSDVWNDDSTSGPSQHFEAESIQDVVDMEEGTGFYPVEPMLCSESVDGQVPHSLETLYQSADCSDPNDALIVAVHLLMLESGYIPQGTEAKAVSMPENWKLGGVYKLQYTHPLCEGGSAALTCVPLGTLIVINATLKINNEIRSVKRLQLLPASFICKEELGENVAKIYKDLQKLSRLFKDQLVYPLLAFTRQALNLPDVFGLIVLPLELKLRIFRLLDVRSVLSLSAVCHDLFIASNDPLLWRCLYLRDFRDSTVRARDTDWKELYKKRHKQRREAQRARHVMFLPSSPHPIPFYPNPLHPRPFPPSSLLPPGIIGGEYDQRLTLPYVGDPINSLIPGPGETPSQFPPLRPRFDPIGPLPGPNPILPGRGGPNDRFPLRPSRGRSTDSRLPFM